Proteins encoded together in one Impatiens glandulifera chromosome 1, dImpGla2.1, whole genome shotgun sequence window:
- the LOC124921723 gene encoding monothiol glutaredoxin-S2-like, giving the protein MERVTKMVAERPVVIFSKSICCMCYSVKTLFSEFGVNPAIHELDEIPRGREIEQALTRLGCNPSFPAVFIGGELVGGANEVMTLHLKRSLIPMLKRAGALWL; this is encoded by the coding sequence ATGGAAAGAGTGACAAAGATGGTTGCTGAGAGACCGGTGGTGATATTCAGCAAGAGCATATGCTGCATGTGCTACTCAGTCAAGACCCTCTTCTCCGAATTTGGGGTCAATCCGGCCATCCATGAACTAGACGAGATCCCAAGGGGGCGTGAGATCGAGCAGGCCCTGACCCGTCTCGGTTGCAACCCTTCCTTCCCGGCCGTTTTCATTGGCGGCGAACTTGTAGGCGGCGCCAATGAAGTCATGACACTTCACCTTAAGCGTTCCTTAATCCCCATGCTCAAACGCGCCGGCGCCCTATGGCTCTGA